ttacCTGGAATAGTCAgtaaatttaatttgagGTACTTTTTCTTATCTACAGCATGTGATCgcaataaaaaaaaatatacaattgctaacattatttattcattacCCGATGATTTCATTAACTTCTTACCACGATTGAAGAATCTTTTACCTAAACTTGAAGCCTGTAATCCGGAAGTTTCGACTTTATCTCTAACAATTGAAACCTTACTTCGAATCGACGCATGCCTTCTAATATCGTTGTGAGCAGCATTTTGGTACGCTTGAGTAGCAATTTTACCTAtgtgaatatttgaagCATCCTCTGATTGTCTCAAAGATTCATTTAGCCAATTCAGTAGGCCTGTATCATAATCGGCTTCTTTCTCAAGTGCATCTCTAAGCAAACGAATCCGATCTATAGGTTGAGACGTTGCCATAATACTCTTccaattatataaattgtatGGTTGTGGAGTGAAATTTTTACTTGCTGATAGAGATGTTGTGCCTCCCGAAGATGTACTACCCAACCTTTTACCGGTGTTTGAAGTGGCCTCCTCGTCACTAGCAAACGATGAACTAGATTTAGTTCTTGAAAGGTCACTGTCCTCGGTCTCTCCTGTATTTGCTCCTAAGAGACTAGAATATTTCTGTGGTTCATGCGCAGTAGTTTTACCCAAATCGTCCTTCGAACTAATCGGAGTCACTTTCTCTTCCTTAAATACTTGAGGATGGTAGTGATGTTCTTTCAAAACAGAGTCTGTAGTGTTGATCGTTTTAGTTAAATCAAGACTATTGTCACTCCCGTTAATCGTAGAATCATGGTTGTCTGGATCTTCGTCAATACTCGGCAAAGCTGCATCAATAGTTTCAGGCACTGACACAGAACTTGAATTAGATACAGAATCGAATGAAGCTCCAGATACGGTTCTCATCTTCGTGAAATTATTGTAATTGCTATTAGAATCTGCATAAGGGTTAAAGTTTATGTgtgattcattatcattgtcattgataaattgatcACGGTAGTTATTAGTATTTGGTTTCCAATTTCCCATACTGATAGTATTAGTACTCATTGTAGAAACTCTCCttgaaatatcatcatccGCTTTGTTTGTATCTGCTTTGTTTGTatcttcttgttttgaagcttcttctttctgAGAAGCAGACTGCGCAGCATCAAACGAAAAGCTTCCAGTAGATAAAGATCCTGATGATGTCGCAGAAATAGTAGGATTCAAGTCAGCTTCCAAGTCCttgttttcattatcatcgCCTTCGGTTTCTGGAACATTTGATAATCTCGCACCTCCTGAATCTCCCTTATTTAGATCTAAATTCTTATTGCTGCCATCGTCATTCATGTATCCACTAACAGCATCCGCAATATTAGTATAATCAACAGAAACCAATTCATTTCTATTTGTAGTTGGATCGGTTGAATTAGGTGGTGGTTTCCTTATCGACCGCCTATGACCGGTTAAACCTGTAACAAAATCTTCATGACCTTTTACCTCATCTCCAAAAGTTAACGGCGCAATAGGAGTTGGTGGTTGAgaatcttcatcttgttcTTCAGGTAAGATATTTTGTATGTTCAAACCCTTATGATTTTCTCCGTCATAATGACTAAATGagttattttcaaaatccGGCAAGGAAATGTTCTGTAACGAGTCCATATTAAGGAATAGTTCATCCTGTCCAGAAGATTCATTTCGAGTTGACTTACTTACTTGCCCATCTTTTTGTCCAACTAGTGAAGCATTTTGTAAATCCATTATTAGATTGTCCAATGCGTCACTTTTATTCTTACGAGTGGAATCTGCTTCCTCGTTCAAGCCTTCAGTATAAGGCTTTTCAAATTCCTTTGGATGCTTTTCGTCTTCACTCGCCGTCTCCTCGTCGCTATCCTTTTGACTATTATATCCCCAGTCATCATCACTGCTATTGTCATTGTCGTCATACTTCTTCTTATCTATAGACAAAACTAAAGGTGCCGGCGCTTCTGTCGATTTGCTTTCATTCAAACtcataattctttcatCTCGGTGAGTTTCAAGCTGCTCGTGATCTTGTTCCATATGTCTATCCAGGTGATCTTCATGAGTCATATGGTTTGATTCAACAGGAATATCATTGGAGTATGCATTTTCATCTAAATGGGAACTGAATTTACCAATATCTCTTATATTCAAGTCTGACGGCTCATTCTGGATAGAGTCCGCATCAGATTGATAACTTCGCTCAGACTTTGGAGTCTCACCTACTGAGTCGTTCGTTTTATCAGTCGTACTGAAAGTAGGCGTTGGAGGAAGCAAATCAGATTTCTGGCCGAATTGCTTATCATGTGTAGTTAAAGTTTGGTTTATAGGCATTTCTGATAATTCGCTTGTTTTATCATCACCTGAACCTGAGGGTTGTTTCGAGTCCAATTTTGctttattatcttcaaatacaaaatcCTCACTCCCGCTTTTCATATATGGCTCATCTATTTCATCCATAATCTCTGGCCCCTCTTCATCTTCGCTGGAAGAATCTTCTGAGGCATAGCGTCTCGTCCTTAGTTTATCAATAGACAATACTAAATTAGGATTTTGTGCTTCTACATTCTCGTCCGTTTCACGTTCACCATGCTGATCTAATTGCAGTATATCAGAATGTTTACGCTGGTTTCTCTCTTCTTCAACACTAGATCTTGGTTCATTCGCTGTTCGAGTTTGAGATTCTGAATGTTCAGCTTCTGATTCATTACCTGACTCGTAGTCATAATCGTAGTCATCGCCCCACTCGTCTCCATACGTAGGAATAGATGCTTTAACCCACCTCGTAGACTtatttcttccaaatttGTCAGACATCACTTTACTTAGGTCTTATAGATATCTATAATCTTGGCTTACCTACTATTAATAGGCGTAACCATTTTTATGCGTgttcttattttcattctgTTATAAGACACGACTCTATTTATCTTCCATAAAAAATCTTAACtgtatattcaaatattacAATAGAACAAACTCTACATAATGAACTTTAAGTTCATATCCTGGGGATGTGAACAACTCAATTGAGGCTTCTGTGAATACTTGCTCTTTAATAACGTTCTCATGTTATTCAACAACGACAAGTAGGATTGATTAGGCATTTGATTCATAGTAGTAATGAAAGACCAACTCATAGCACCTGTACTCTGCCCTCCTTCTCTAGCATCTGCACTTGTTTGGTCATCTTTACAACCGGAAATCGAAATAACATCTGCTGGCGAAGCTTTCATTCTAATAACTTGATCTCTATTGGTACTAGCCAGATTTGATATCTTCTTAACAATTCCGGAGAGTGACGAAATGGCACCACTGATATTACCAGTCTCGTAAGAAAGAAGTGCATTGAATGCACCAGTACCAGCGtcttttaataaattaggTTCCTTGACAACCCCCTTAGTAGAATATACATAAGGAAGATCTAATGCGGTACCAGAGTGGCACGAATCATACAAGGCAGTCAATCTGCATCCTTGAGGTAATGGTTTCACCATAATATCATGCataatatcatcaattatATGTCCGTTGACTTCGAAATCAAGAGGATAAATAACATCGTCCATACCGCTCTCTTCATCCCCAACTAAATCCTTGGTGACCCCACCGTGACCTGAGTAATGGAAAACTAAAGAATCATTTGGTCTAGCATCTTTAACTAACCATTGCATCGCTCTGATAATATTCTCTTTGGTTGGAATACGAGctctttgattttggtCATCTGTCAAAATCACCATGTCATCGTATGAATACCCAAAATGTTGGTTCAAGAAATTACTCATATTCTTGACATCGTTGATACACCCACGCAATTGGTTCTTACTGCCAGTATAATTGATACCGACTAATAACGCCTTCTTTTTACCATTACAGTTAGAGTACTGGAAAGTCATGCCTGAATTTTGACCGAAACCTTGAGGATTTGAAGGTGGTGGACCCGTTGGATGTGGATTACCTACACCCTGGCCGAAATTTTGTGCTTCTTGTGTTGCATATGTTTGTCTCTGGCCTCCTTGCTGTTGACCTCCTTGCTGTTGCCCTCCCTGCTGTTGACCTCCTTGCTGTTGATATCCTTGAGGTGCATATCCTTGAGGTGCATATCCTTGAGGTGGATATCCTTGAGGTGCATATCCTTGAGGTGGATATCCTTGAGGTGGATATCCTTGAGGTGGGTACCCTTGTGGAGGTGGATATTGGCCTTGTGCTCCTGGC
This is a stretch of genomic DNA from Debaryomyces hansenii CBS767 chromosome G complete sequence. It encodes these proteins:
- a CDS encoding DEHA2G22154p (weakly similar to uniprot|P46949 Saccharomyces cerevisiae YGR196C FYV8), which codes for MSDKFGRNKSTRWVKASIPTYGDEWGDDYDYDYESGNESEAEHSESQTRTANEPRSSVEEERNQRKHSDISQLDQHGERETDENVEAQNPNLVLSIDKLRTRRYASEDSSSEDEEGPEIMDEIDEPYMKSGSEDFVFEDNKAKLDSKQPSGSGDDKTSELSEMPINQTLTTHDKQFGQKSDLLPPTPTFSTTDKTNDSVGETPKSERSYQSDADSIQNEPSDLNIRDIGKFSSHLDENAYSNDIPVESNHMTHEDHSDRHMEQDHEQLETHRDERIMSLNESKSTEAPAPLVLSIDKKKYDDNDNSSDDDWGYNSQKDSDEETASEDEKHPKEFEKPYTEGLNEEADSTRKNKSDALDNLIMDLQNASLVGQKDGQVSKSTRNESSGQDELFLNMDSLQNISLPDFENNSFSHYDGENHKGLNIQNILPEEQDEDSQPPTPIAPLTFGDEVKGHEDFVTGLTGHRRSIRKPPPNSTDPTTNRNELVSVDYTNIADAVSGYMNDDGSNKNLDLNKGDSGGARLSNVPETEGDDNENKDLEADLNPTISATSSGSLSTGSFSFDAAQSASQKEEASKQEDTNKADTNKADDDISRRVSTMSTNTISMGNWKPNTNNYRDQFINDNDNESHINFNPYADSNSNYNNFTKMRTVSGASFDSVSNSSSVSVPETIDAALPSIDEDPDNHDSTINGSDNSLDLTKTINTTDSVLKEHHYHPQVFKEEKVTPISSKDDLGKTTAHEPQKYSSLLGANTGETEDSDLSRTKSSSSFASDEEATSNTGKRLGSTSSGGTTSLSASKNFTPQPYNLYNWKSIMATSQPIDRIRLLRDALEKEADYDTGLSNWLNESLRQSEDASNIHIGKIATQAYQNAAHNDIRRHASIRSKVSIVRDKVETSGLQASSLGKRFFNRGKKLMKSSGNE
- a CDS encoding DEHA2G22176p (similar to uniprot|Q08601 Saccharomyces cerevisiae YOR197W MCA1 Putative cysteine protease similar to mammalian caspases), which translates into the protein MFPGSGRKTYRQQAPPPGPPNGYQYGPPPGAQGQYPPPQGYPPQGYPPQGYPPQGYAPQGYPPQGYAPQGYAPQGYQQQGGQQQGGQQQGGQQQGGQRQTYATQEAQNFGQGVGNPHPTGPPPSNPQGFGQNSGMTFQYSNCNGKKKALLVGINYTGSKNQLRGCINDVKNMSNFLNQHFGYSYDDMVILTDDQNQRARIPTKENIIRAMQWLVKDARPNDSLVFHYSGHGGVTKDLVGDEESGMDDVIYPLDFEVNGHIIDDIMHDIMVKPLPQGCRLTALYDSCHSGTALDLPYVYSTKGVVKEPNLLKDAGTGAFNALLSYETGNISGAISSLSGIVKKISNSASTNRDQVIRMKASPADVISISGCKDDQTSADAREGGQSTGAMSWSFITTMNQMPNQSYLSLLNNMRTLLKSKYSQKPQLSCSHPQDMNLKFIM